ACCTGATTTACCTTTGCCTCTATAGCCCTGTTTCCTTCCGTAGCTAATGCTATCACAATACCTCCCCTTGTTTTCACCTCTTCAATATTGGACATGACCTTCTCATACAGGGGATCGTCCACCGCAATAACAACCACAGGCATATTTTCATCTATAAGGGCTATAGGCCCATGTTTCATCTCTCCTGCAGGGTATCCCTCTGCATGGATATAGGATATCTCCTTAAGTTTCAATGCACCTTCTAATGCCACAGGATAGTTTATACCCCTTCCAAGGTATAGAAAATCGTTAACCTTTGAATATAGCGATGCGATCTTCTGGATGCCATCATCTTCTGCAAGGATCTTCTCTGCCAGTTTAGGTATCTTAATGGCATCCTCCAGTAATTCCTGAGACCTTATTACATCTATTTTTTCTCTTAACCTCCCCATATAGATTGCAAAGAGAAAAAGGGCTGTAAGCTGAGAGACAAATGCCTTGGTGGAGGCAACTCCGATCTCAGGTCCTGCATGTGTATAAATCACCCCATCAGCTTCCCTTGTTGCTGTGCTTCCAACTACATTACATATAGTAATTACCGTTGCACCGAGCCTCTTTGCCTCCCTCTGAGCTGCGAGGGTGTCTGCTGTTTCGCCTGACTGGGTGATGGAGATAAAGAGTGTCTTCTTATCAACGATAGGGTTTCTATACCTGAATTCAGAGGCTATATCCACCTCAACAGGTATCCCTGCAAGTCCTTCTACCATGAATTTCCCAACAAGGGCTGCATGCCAGGAGGTACCACATGCAACAAGATATATTCTATTGATGGGTTTGAGTGTTTCTGCAGAGATGCCTGTTTCTTCAAGGTAAACATTACCTGTATCTATAGATATCCTTCCTCTGATGGTATCCATAATAGCCCTCGGTTGCTCGTGTATCTCCTTCAGCATGAAATGCTTGTAACCACCCTTCTCAGCCATTACAGGATTCCACATTACCCTTTTAACCTCTTTTTCTATAGAGTTTCCATCGAGTCCTGCGATTATGATACCCTCAGGTGTGAGTACTGCCATTTCTTCATCATCGAGGAATATTACATCCCTGGTGTAGTTAAGTATGGCAGGTATATCTGAGGCGATGAAGAACTCTTCCTTACCGAGTCCTATTACCAGTGGACTTCCATTCCTTGCAGCTACAAGTTTTTCAGGTTCATCCTCATGGATTACACCGATTGCATATGCACCTTTAACCTCTCTGAGTGCACACCTCACCGCTATCTCAAGCGGTTCTCCTTTCTTTGTGTATCTTTCTATCAGGTGGCATAAAACTTCGGTGTCTGTCTCTGACTTGAAATTATGCCCTTCCTGGAGAAGTTCCTTTTTAAGCTGGAGGTAATTTTCTATGATACCATTGTGAACAAGGACAAGTTTTCCCGCCCTGTGGGGATGAGCGTTATCCTCAGATGGTCTTCCGTGTGTTGCCCACCTGGTATGCCCGATGCCTACCATGCCTTTTATCCGTCTTCCCTGTAGTGTATTCTCAAGATTCTTAAGCTTTCCAACCGAGCGGATAACATCTATCTTTCTGTTGCATAATACAGCCACACCGGATGAATCATACCCTCTATACTCAAGGCGCTTAAGCCCCTCAATGAGTATCAAGATGGCATCCTGTCTTCCTATGTATCCGATGATCCCGCACATATTAAAACAGTGAACAGTGAACAGTGAACAGTGAACAGTTAAAAGAAAAAGACATCTATTTACCCTTTCTGTTTTTACTTTTCAACTTTAAACTTTTAACTTTGGACTGTCTTTTTAATGACCATCCATTTTTATTTACCTGTTCAACCCTACTTATAGCTAGGGCATCTGGAGGAACATCCTTTGTGATGGTTGAACCCGCACCTATAACTGCTCCTCTTCCAATATGCACAGGTGCAATGAACTGTGTATCACTTCCAACGAATACTCCATCATCAATAATGGTTCTGTGTTTTTTGAATCCATCATAATTGCATGTAATAGTCCCTGCACCTATGTTCGCTCCCTTCCCTATTGTGGCATCACCGATATAACTCAGGTGCATCGCCTTTGTATCCTCCCCTATGGTTGATTTCTTTATCTCCACAAAATTACCTATCTTAGCTCCTTTACCAATAATTGTCTCGGGTCTTATATGGGCAAATGGTCCGATACTTACATTGTTCTCAATCTCTCCATTCATAATAACACATCCATCTTTAATAATTACGCTGTCTCCTATACGACTGTCAATAATCCTCACATTAGGGCAAATCACACAGTCCTCACCGATGGTGGTATTACCTTCTATGAATGTATTTGGATATATCGTTGTATCCCTGCCTATGGTTACACACGTGTGGATGTATGTATTTTCAGGGTCATATATGGTTACACCGTTTAACATCAGATCATTGAGTTTTTGTTTTCTGAGATACCGCTCTGCTTCAGAAAGTTCTCTCCGGTCATTAATCCCCATTACCTCTATAGGGTTCTCAACACCGATAGTTCCCATTTTTGCACCTTCAGTTATCCCGACATTAATTATATCTGTCAGATAATATTCCCCCTGTATGTTTTCATTGGAGATCGACTTAAGTGCAGTATAGAGAAACTTTTTTTCGACTGCATATATACCACTATTTATCTCTTTTGTCTTTTTCTCAATATCTGTTGCATCCTTCTCCTCAACGATTTTGAGGAGTCTCCCTTTATCGTCCCGGATAACCCTGCCATATCCCTCAGGGTTTGTAACCGTAGTGGTTATGCATGTAAGGTGATTTCTTTCAGTTCTATGAACATCTATAAGTCTATGAAGACTCTCTATGCTTATAAGAGGGACATCGCCACAGAGTATCAGGATAGTTCCATCAAAATCGTTCAACATATCCCCGGTGGCGCTTACTGCATGTCCTGTACCGAGCTGTTCCATTTGATAGACAAATTCTACACTATCGTCTCTGATATAGTTCTTTATCTCTTCAGTGTGATTGCCGATTACAATGATAGTCCTTTCTGGAGTAAGGGCAATCGCCTGCCTTACTACATAAGTTATCATCGGTTGTCCTGCAAGCGTATGGAGAATCTTCGGTTTTTTTGATTTCATCCTTTTACCAAGACCAGCAGCCAATATTATGACAACGAGACCATCCAGGGTAAGCCACCTCACTTTTGAGTTCTGTTATTCTTTACGCTTATACCGATCATCTCTGGTGTTGCGATACCTCCTGAGAGTATTATCCTTATTCCCTCTTCAATCGAAAAATCAGTGTATAAGACTTCATCTTTCTTAAAAAGCACTGTATTGCCAAGATAAAGGTTGTTTGTAGGCACATAGACAGCACTGAATCCCCTTTCGCATCCTTCATCTGATCCTTTAAAGACACACTCCTTTGTCAGGAAACCAAAGGTATAGATGCCCGGTCTTGGATACTCCACTATTACAAACCTCTGGAATCCAGACCTGTTATCTGGTGAAAATGCATCAAATATCTGTTTGAGAGTGGTATAAAGACTCTTAAAAAATGGGATATGGAGAAATATCTTCTCTCCTATATGTAGCATCCGCCTACCTATAACATTTGTTGAGATAAGTCCAAGTAAAAATATAGCTAAGAGTGTAGTGATGAAACCGAGCCCTGGTACATGTCTCTCAAGTAGCCTATCCAGCGCTGGAGATAGAAGGCCATCCACAAACCTGTAAAGCCATACAATCACCATTATGGTAATAATAGCTGGGATTGAGACTATAAGCCCTGAAATGAATTTTTTCTTAAAGGTAGCCTTGATTGATTCCATAGGTTAATTATACTACAAACTATCTACTTCAAGATGCAAGATTTTTTTATCACTTAAAAACCATTGAACTTTTTTCCGATAATTTATAGTTTTGCTATGCAATTAAAAAGAATTCTAAAGCCAGATGGATTGCTCCTTGCCAATGTGATTGATAGTTTTAAAAAGGGGGCATTCATGCCTTCCTATATCCGAACATTAGAGGAGGTATTTGGAAAGGGAAATGTCCATCTCCTTACCCTTAGTCCGGATTATGACAAAATCGAAATCAGCACCTTTGTTATCGTAGCGAGTCCGCAGAGGTTAGACATGAACGATTTCGTAATGGCAGTTAAAGGAAAGAAGGGTAAAATGACCTCCCATGTCATGCCTCAAGACCGATTGCAACAATATCTAAAGGAACGCTACTCGGTGCTCCTCACTGATGATTATGTGCCCGTGGATAATTTAATCGCGCCTATATTTGAAGAGCGATTCGGGTATCAGAGATAGAAATGTCTCAGGAAATGAGCTAAGATAAAGACGGCGATACCTGAGAGGAAGGTAAGTGTAACCCCTATGTTTCTTTCCTTATGAGAATGTGGTAAAAGATGTGCCACCCCTAAATATATGAATGTACCGGCAGTGAGACCCAGTATTAGGGCAATAAGGGTAGTTATGCTGACAGCGGGGTTAAAGAGACTAAAGAAAATAATCGCAAATAATGCACCAAATGGTGTGGCGGTGGCCACCAGAAAAACGAGATAAAATATCCTCTTTTTAGAATACCCTAAGATGGTAAGAAGAGAGGCGGATGTAAGACCTTCAGGGAGTTCATGGAGTATAATCCCTAAGGTAACTAACAGTCCAAGTGGTTCAGAGACATGAAAACTTGCCACAAGGGCGACTCCATCTATAAAGGAATGGAGAAGGAGACCTCCCCATGCAAGGAGAGATACCCTTCTAACTTTGCATTCTTCATCGAAACATCGGCTAGGGGCAGAAAACTGCTCGAAGATATAAAGAAGCAGAAATCCTGAAATTACAGAGAGACTGCTCCATTCGCTCATCTTTAGAGATTCAGGAATTATCTCAGTAAAGGAAAGGGAAACAAGTGCACCTGAAGTAAAGGCGATGAGGTAGTTCTGGTTATTCAGACACCACTCATAGCGATAAATTACGAGGATGCCTCCAACAATGGTAGCTCCTCCTGCTATCAGGCTGAGTATGACAAGTTCCATAGAGATGTTATTTTAACATAAACCGCTAATATTCTAATAGAAAATTTCTCGTCTTCATGTTAGATTATAATAATATGAAAGACCGGTGGACATTTGATAATCTTGTTTCCATTATGGAACGGCTCCGAGGAGCCGGTGGTTGCCCATGGGATAAAGAGCAGACAAGAGAGTCGCTTAAGCCATTTCTTGTAGAGGAGACATACGAGGTCATTGAGGCGATAGATGAAGGGAATCCTGAAAAGATAAAGGAAGAACTCGGTGACCTTCTCATACAGATACTTTTTCATGCACAGATTGCAAAGGAAAGGGAAGAGTTCGATATAAATGATGTGATAGAAAGGATTGCTGATAAACTTATCAAGAGACATCCGCATGTATTTGGTGATAAAGACCTCAAGACACCGAAGGCTGTGCTTGAGAACTGGGAAGAGTTGAAAAAGGCAGAAGGGAAAAGAAAGTCTGTACTCGATGGTGTCCCAAAAGAACTGCCTGCTCTGCTGAGGGCTCACAGGTTACAGGATAAGGCATCGAGAATAGGGTTTGACTGGGAGCGGGTGGAGGATGTTGTTAATAAACTTGACGAAGAGCTTGATGAATTCAGAAAGGCATTGCAATCCAATATCCCTGGACGGATTGAAGACGAACTTGGTGATGTCTTTTTTGTCCTCGTGAACATTGCACGCTTCGTGGGTGTAAATCCAGAGGACGCCCTTAGAAAGACTATAAGTAAATTTATATCGAGGTTCAGATACATAGAGATGAAAGCTGCAGATGCGGGTTTGAAACTCTCTGAGATGTCTCTTGAAGAGATGGATAAACTCTGGGATGAAGCTAAAAGACAGTGAAAAAGATTTAATTAACTTGACTTTCTTTGATGATGACTATATTATAAAGTCATAGGAGGTTTTCATATGGGAACCAAAATTGTGACTATATCTGATGGTAAAAAGGACTTCTTAGGTATTATAAGAGAATCGGTGGCTAAAAATGAAGATGTTCTCATTACTAAACGAGGTCAGCCCGTAGCAGCCCTTTTGCCATACAAAGAATACACAGACCTGAAAAAATTAAGAACCTATCTTAAGATGCTTGAGATCTCCGCAGTAATGGATAAAACCCATATTAAAGCAAAGGACGTTTATGAAGCATCAAAGAAAGAACTTGAAGGAAGAAGGCTGTGACTATAGTAATTGACTCAGGAGTTTTATTGAAAGCTTACTTTCCTGACGAAGAAGGTCATATAGAAGCACAGAGTCTTATTGGTGACTACGCAAGGGGAAATATTACATTTCATGCGCCAACCCTCATTACCTATGAGATAATTAATGCCTGTCTCGTTGCCTCAAGAATGGCACGCTTTCCAAAAGAGAAGGTGAAAGAGCTGATGTACGAGATGCTTGGGATCGAGATTTTTAAGGAAGATATTGAGCCTTTAAAAGACAGAGTCTTTGCTATCTCTGCAAAGCATAGCAGAAACGCATATGATGGGGCATATATAGCCGTTGCTGAGTCAAAGCATCTACCGTTCCTCACCGGCGATAAAAGACTCTTCGAAAGCCTAAAAACCCACTTCCCTTTCGTAAAGTGGATTGGGAATTATCCAGAAGTTAAAAAGCAATTCTCAAGGTAAGGCAATATTATCTCGCCTTCTTGCTCCGTAGAGAGGCGGGACTTGACTGTAGAAAAAGGCTTTGATATATTCAATCCATGGATTCGGGGTAACCATTAGTAAAGATCAGAATAAGGATAAACGAAATACTTCGTTTATCATCCCAATTTAGGAGCATAAACGAACTTGTTCGGTTATGAACGAGATAGCCAAAATGACGCTTCGCTTGAACGCCTTTAAGAATACAGTTTAGTGATAGACATTATAAGGGGAACATCCATAAAAAGATGGAAATGATTAAAGAGGAGTCGGCGTTCACATTTTGTCTAACGGGCTGGCGGATGAGAAGGCTTCAGCCTAAAATGAGATGGAAATTTTACCTCATTTTCGTTATCTTTAAGCGAAGCGTCACTTCGGCTATCAGACGGATGAACGGCTGAAGCCAAAATGCCCTAAAGGGCACTTCGCTCATCCGCCAGCCCGTTAAACAAAGCGGTGGCTTAAAGGGAAGAGGGGAAAAGGATGTTTTTTAACAAAGCCAAGAAAATAGGACGTAATTGTGCATTGGTTATCACTCCGTTTGCTACATCTCAAATGGAAGACATAAAGAAATCGCTACCCAATAGGCAATTTTCTGAAACCGAAGCTATTAGATGCAGGTTTTGTCTAATGATTTTGAATCTTGTAATGGCAATTTGGTGGATTAACAATTTGGAAAGGAATACTAATAGAGCTAGGAAAATCATAGACAGTATGGTTGAAACCTTTAATGGTGCGTTTGAAAGAAACTCAAAACCAATTAGAATAGGTGATTTTGTAACTGACCCCGTAGAAATAGCACTTATTGATAGCGCGATGGGACAAGTTGGAGTAAGTAAAGACACGATGTCAAGTTTTAAAAGTATCATAAGTACTATTTATAATAATAGGGTGGTATCTTACATGAATGCTTTCAACGAGGTTTTAACAGAATTACGCAGAGAAATAGGAAAGCCCGATTTTCCTCAACCAGCATTTTTTTCTCAATCAGCATTTAGCCCAGTAGCAAGACTGTTTGTTAAACATTATACTGGCGATTTATGGGAAAACCACATTGATTTTGCTACAAAGCTGTCTTCACTTCTTGATACTTGGAATATGACAATTTATACGATAGTAAAAACATTAATATAAAATGAAAGTTACAGGAAAATTATGAGTAAAAGCCACCGCTTCGTTTAACACAGGCTAAAAGATTTCCATCCAAATGCTTCACACTTCTTTTAGCCTTGACCGTTAGCAGACATCGCAGGCTTGACTTAGAAACACATAGGATTTGGGAAAATGGAAAAAGATATTACCAAAAAAGAAAGTTTTGTGGCTTTATTTGACATTCTTGGCTTTAGTAATCTTTTGAAAAATAACGAATTAGATAAAGTGGCTAATACATATATAAAAGCGAAAAAAGATTTTGAAGATAATGTAAGTCACATTAATTCACTGTTACAAAAAGATGCAGTAACATTTCATATTTTCTCTGACACTTTTCTCATGTATACTTCTGAAGTTAATGGTACGAGCTTTCTTGCACTACTTGCAGCATGTGACTTCCTATTTCTTGCTGCAATTGAGAATGAGTTGCCGATCAGAGGAGCAACAGCAGTTGGTGAATTAATTGTTTCACACGGGATAGAGATAGGTAAACCAATTGTTGAGGCATATGAAAATGAAAAAAAGCAGGATTGGATTGGGTGCTGGATAACCGATGATTGTATGGCAATAATTAATAGAGATAAGCATTTAACTGGAAAAGATATCGTGGAATACGAAATACCTCTAAAAGATGGTGAAGTGAAAAAGAGGTATGCTTTTAATTGGGTAAAATCGTTACCCAGAAAGATAATGCATGAAAAAAAGAAAAGAGATTTCACCACAGATGAGATTAAGGAAGAGATTAAATTTCTCAGAGAAATGCCATCCGACTGGAAAGTGAAAAGGATGCATGATAATACTATCAAATTTATAGATTTTGTTTTATCGCCTGAATTCATAAAAATATACAAATCAAGTAGCGCATGATTTTGAAAGCAAAAACTGCGACGTCTGCTAACAAAGCGCAAACGGCTATGGCTTAAACCTATTGGCTTCGTTTGTGCTTGAACGAGATAGCCAAAATGACGCTTCGCTTGAACGCCTTTAAGAATACAGTTTAGTGATAGACATTATAAGGGGAACATTCATAAAAAGATGGAAATGATTAAAGAGGAGTCGGCGTTCACATTTTGTCTATCGGGCTGGCGGATGAGAAGGCTTCAGCCTGGAATGATTAGCAATTTCTATCTATTTGCGTTATCATTAAGCGAAGCGTCACTTCGGCTATCAGACGGATGAAC
This genomic stretch from Nitrospirota bacterium harbors:
- the glmS gene encoding glutamine--fructose-6-phosphate transaminase (isomerizing); this encodes MCGIIGYIGRQDAILILIEGLKRLEYRGYDSSGVAVLCNRKIDVIRSVGKLKNLENTLQGRRIKGMVGIGHTRWATHGRPSEDNAHPHRAGKLVLVHNGIIENYLQLKKELLQEGHNFKSETDTEVLCHLIERYTKKGEPLEIAVRCALREVKGAYAIGVIHEDEPEKLVAARNGSPLVIGLGKEEFFIASDIPAILNYTRDVIFLDDEEMAVLTPEGIIIAGLDGNSIEKEVKRVMWNPVMAEKGGYKHFMLKEIHEQPRAIMDTIRGRISIDTGNVYLEETGISAETLKPINRIYLVACGTSWHAALVGKFMVEGLAGIPVEVDIASEFRYRNPIVDKKTLFISITQSGETADTLAAQREAKRLGATVITICNVVGSTATREADGVIYTHAGPEIGVASTKAFVSQLTALFLFAIYMGRLREKIDVIRSQELLEDAIKIPKLAEKILAEDDGIQKIASLYSKVNDFLYLGRGINYPVALEGALKLKEISYIHAEGYPAGEMKHGPIALIDENMPVVVIAVDDPLYEKVMSNIEEVKTRGGIVIALATEGNRAIEAKVNQVIYIPKTNKYLTPILLSIPLQLLAYHIAVIRGCDVDQPRNLAKSVTVE
- the glmU gene encoding bifunctional UDP-N-acetylglucosamine diphosphorylase/glucosamine-1-phosphate N-acetyltransferase GlmU, which encodes MDGLVVIILAAGLGKRMKSKKPKILHTLAGQPMITYVVRQAIALTPERTIIVIGNHTEEIKNYIRDDSVEFVYQMEQLGTGHAVSATGDMLNDFDGTILILCGDVPLISIESLHRLIDVHRTERNHLTCITTTVTNPEGYGRVIRDDKGRLLKIVEEKDATDIEKKTKEINSGIYAVEKKFLYTALKSISNENIQGEYYLTDIINVGITEGAKMGTIGVENPIEVMGINDRRELSEAERYLRKQKLNDLMLNGVTIYDPENTYIHTCVTIGRDTTIYPNTFIEGNTTIGEDCVICPNVRIIDSRIGDSVIIKDGCVIMNGEIENNVSIGPFAHIRPETIIGKGAKIGNFVEIKKSTIGEDTKAMHLSYIGDATIGKGANIGAGTITCNYDGFKKHRTIIDDGVFVGSDTQFIAPVHIGRGAVIGAGSTITKDVPPDALAISRVEQVNKNGWSLKRQSKVKSLKLKSKNRKGK
- a CDS encoding DUF502 domain-containing protein, with the translated sequence MESIKATFKKKFISGLIVSIPAIITIMVIVWLYRFVDGLLSPALDRLLERHVPGLGFITTLLAIFLLGLISTNVIGRRMLHIGEKIFLHIPFFKSLYTTLKQIFDAFSPDNRSGFQRFVIVEYPRPGIYTFGFLTKECVFKGSDEGCERGFSAVYVPTNNLYLGNTVLFKKDEVLYTDFSIEEGIRIILSGGIATPEMIGISVKNNRTQK
- a CDS encoding fused MFS/spermidine synthase, yielding MQLKRILKPDGLLLANVIDSFKKGAFMPSYIRTLEEVFGKGNVHLLTLSPDYDKIEISTFVIVASPQRLDMNDFVMAVKGKKGKMTSHVMPQDRLQQYLKERYSVLLTDDYVPVDNLIAPIFEERFGYQR
- a CDS encoding ZIP family metal transporter, which produces MELVILSLIAGGATIVGGILVIYRYEWCLNNQNYLIAFTSGALVSLSFTEIIPESLKMSEWSSLSVISGFLLLYIFEQFSAPSRCFDEECKVRRVSLLAWGGLLLHSFIDGVALVASFHVSEPLGLLVTLGIILHELPEGLTSASLLTILGYSKKRIFYLVFLVATATPFGALFAIIFFSLFNPAVSITTLIALILGLTAGTFIYLGVAHLLPHSHKERNIGVTLTFLSGIAVFILAHFLRHFYL
- the mazG gene encoding nucleoside triphosphate pyrophosphohydrolase → MKDRWTFDNLVSIMERLRGAGGCPWDKEQTRESLKPFLVEETYEVIEAIDEGNPEKIKEELGDLLIQILFHAQIAKEREEFDINDVIERIADKLIKRHPHVFGDKDLKTPKAVLENWEELKKAEGKRKSVLDGVPKELPALLRAHRLQDKASRIGFDWERVEDVVNKLDEELDEFRKALQSNIPGRIEDELGDVFFVLVNIARFVGVNPEDALRKTISKFISRFRYIEMKAADAGLKLSEMSLEEMDKLWDEAKRQ
- a CDS encoding type II toxin-antitoxin system Phd/YefM family antitoxin, which produces MGTKIVTISDGKKDFLGIIRESVAKNEDVLITKRGQPVAALLPYKEYTDLKKLRTYLKMLEISAVMDKTHIKAKDVYEASKKELEGRRL
- a CDS encoding type II toxin-antitoxin system VapC family toxin codes for the protein MTIVIDSGVLLKAYFPDEEGHIEAQSLIGDYARGNITFHAPTLITYEIINACLVASRMARFPKEKVKELMYEMLGIEIFKEDIEPLKDRVFAISAKHSRNAYDGAYIAVAESKHLPFLTGDKRLFESLKTHFPFVKWIGNYPEVKKQFSR